agagaataagtaagggatcaaataatataataaaataattccttctcccataaataggagattttcgaaatctccATGGTGTAAGGCATAGGGGTCGATTTTCTCAtggagaaaataagaaataattggactttggatttaatttggataattatcccaatcaaataattaaatccaagaaaaataggattcctCTCCAATAAATCATGGTAgtcgaaaattccaaataaaatgtgtatgatatttatgaaaatcctatttaatctcactcatcccttaggaaaataattcgccacaatatatttcaccccgcatcaaaatattcacacaatCATGTCACAATTTCAACCATTTCCACTTTCACCTCATATTCTCAacacattgacctttcaacggccacgtcatatattccaaatctttgactattcaacagCCACATCATATACTCAACATATTTGACTATTCACATAAATCTCAACTCTAagtcgcaattaggtcacaaggaaatcatgcaattaattCACTCATCATATAATCCACATACTTCATAGCATTGAAAGCatttaatccaaaattttatgactcgaaaattagggttcgaaaagtggggcgttacatcCTACCactcttaaaagaaatttcgtcccgaaatttagTACTTTCATGGAAAGAGTTCCGGGTACAGCTCCATCATCTTGTCCTCAagctcccacgtggcttcctCGTGCCCGTGGTTTCTCCACAACACTTTTACGCTAGCAATagatttatttctcaaattctgAACCTTCCGGTCCAAGATCATTTGGGGTCTCTCTTCGTAGCTCAAGTCGGAATTTAGCGCGACTTCTTCGCAGTGAATCACGTGCTTTGAATCGAACACATATTTCCGCAACTGCGATACGTGAAAGACGTTATGCACATTTCCGAGACTTGGCGGTAGCGCTAGTCGGTATGCAACGGGTATTTCATAAGGCCTGATAAATTGCGGTTTCAACTTTCCTTTAACACCAAAGCGCGCtatccctttcgacggggaCACTTTGAGAAAAACCTTATCACCGGTTTGAAAATGCAGGTCGGTTCGCCGGACATCAGCGTACGACTTTTGTATGTCTTGCGCTTCCTTGATCCTCTCACGAATTTGTCGAACAATTCTAACCATCTCTTCATCTGCATCAGGTCCAAGTACTCTTCCCTCGCCAACTTCGTCCCAATAGAGCGGAGATCTACACTTTCTCCCGTATAGGGCTTCATACGACGCCATGTCTATCGTTGCTTGGTAACTGTTGTTGTAAGCGAATTCAATCAGTGGTAGTACGGATTCCCAACTTCCGTCGCAGTCGAGCACCACGGCTCTCAAcatatcctcgagagtttAGATCGTCCTCTCGGATTGCCCATCGGACTGCGGGTGATATGACGTGCTAAAATTTAATCGTGTTCCAAGCTCGCGCTGcagactaatccaaaatcttGAAGTGAATTTCGGGTCAAGATCGGATGTAATCGTTGCTGGGACTCCGTGCAATCGCACG
The nucleotide sequence above comes from Salvia hispanica cultivar TCC Black 2014 chromosome 5, UniMelb_Shisp_WGS_1.0, whole genome shotgun sequence. Encoded proteins:
- the LOC125189523 gene encoding uncharacterized protein LOC125189523; the encoded protein is MLRAVVLDCDGSWESVLPLIEFAYNNSYQATIDMASYEALYGRKCRSPLYWDEVGEGRVLGPDADEEMVRIVRQIRERIKEAQDIQKSYADVRRTDLHFQTGDKVFLKVSPSKGIARFGVKGKLKPQFIRPYEIPVAYRLALPPSLGNVHNVFHVSQLRKYVFDSKHVIHCEEVALNSDLSYEERPQMILDRKVQNLRNKSIASVKVLWRNHGHEEATWELEDKMMELYPELFP